From the genome of Candidatus Saccharimonadales bacterium, one region includes:
- a CDS encoding VTT domain-containing protein, with amino-acid sequence MNDIAHFLEQLMKTVPLELFVFIGTCIDEIISPIPALLVLLPAGIAAHVQSLPWWYLGVLALISGVARALSGYILYLLADKLENVLFANGRKFFGYTHRQIESYGIKLGKEKPAKSWWILFTMHALPVFPGTLLSLGSGFIRLPLSIFFTSSALGSAVAAIFFLGLGYSGVQTAELLGHLDTTTQITTVILVLLIAMWLIWRYKKIKAHSTKS; translated from the coding sequence ATGAATGATATCGCCCATTTCTTAGAGCAGCTCATGAAGACCGTTCCGCTGGAATTGTTTGTTTTTATCGGCACATGCATCGATGAGATCATTTCACCCATACCCGCCCTCCTCGTCCTTCTCCCTGCCGGTATTGCCGCTCATGTCCAATCCTTACCGTGGTGGTACTTGGGAGTACTCGCCCTTATATCAGGGGTTGCACGGGCTCTCAGTGGATATATTCTTTATCTGCTTGCCGATAAATTAGAGAATGTCTTATTTGCAAATGGCCGCAAGTTTTTTGGCTATACTCACAGACAAATTGAATCCTACGGTATAAAATTAGGCAAGGAAAAACCGGCAAAAAGCTGGTGGATTCTTTTTACGATGCACGCGCTGCCTGTTTTTCCCGGCACGCTTTTATCGTTAGGAAGTGGGTTTATCAGACTCCCACTTTCCATATTTTTTACCTCATCCGCCCTTGGCTCAGCCGTGGCAGCGATATTTTTCCTCGGTCTTGGATATTCCGGCGTACAAACGGCAGAACTTCTCGGCCACTTAGACACGACCACGCAGATTACCACCGTCATTCTTGTTCTTCTAATCGCCATGTGGCTGATATGGCGATACAAGAAAATAAAAGCTCACTCTACAAAATCCTAG
- a CDS encoding DUF305 domain-containing protein: protein MKKELLYGVGGLIIGSVIAVAVTWAITNNQSTSSQMHNMDATNGKTGDDFDKAYLDTMISHLEMSVDIAKQAGTSAKHDQIKIAAAQLIETQSRQIDAMKAWQMDWGYIINGMNHRQMHH from the coding sequence ATGAAGAAAGAGCTTTTATATGGTGTGGGCGGACTTATTATCGGGAGTGTTATCGCCGTAGCAGTAACTTGGGCAATAACGAATAACCAAAGCACGAGCTCGCAGATGCATAATATGGACGCGACAAACGGAAAAACAGGTGATGATTTTGATAAGGCATACCTTGATACTATGATTTCGCATCTGGAGATGTCGGTCGATATAGCAAAGCAAGCAGGCACTTCCGCCAAGCACGACCAAATCAAAATTGCCGCTGCCCAGCTTATTGAAACACAGTCACGTCAGATCGACGCAATGAAAGCATGGCAGATGGATTGGGGTTATATTATTAATGGAATGAACCATAGGCAAATGCATCACTAG
- a CDS encoding NUDIX hydrolase, which yields MNSSTLFQYCQKLIVLSNDKSKVLLARRKGEMDYDGVYSFIGGKMEVTDETILAGMKREKDEEIGKNAKIAVLPNETYNLLFRKKDGNSMILPHIAGMFISGDITLNDEYSDFEWVKIDELETFGPKIENIPELTKWAHDKLQKSDESQLVQI from the coding sequence ATGAACTCATCAACTCTATTTCAGTACTGCCAAAAACTCATTGTTCTATCAAACGACAAGTCGAAAGTATTGTTAGCACGCCGTAAGGGCGAGATGGATTACGACGGGGTCTATTCATTTATTGGCGGCAAGATGGAGGTTACCGACGAAACTATTCTGGCGGGGATGAAGCGTGAAAAAGACGAAGAAATCGGCAAGAATGCCAAGATAGCAGTATTACCTAATGAAACCTACAATTTACTTTTTCGTAAAAAAGACGGTAATAGTATGATATTGCCGCATATTGCGGGCATGTTTATATCTGGTGATATTACTTTGAACGACGAGTATAGTGATTTTGAGTGGGTAAAGATAGACGAACTTGAAACATTTGGGCCAAAGATCGAGAACATTCCTGAACTCACAAAATGGGCTCACGATAAACTACAAAAGAGTGATGAGTCTCAATTAGTCCAGATTTGA
- a CDS encoding NUDIX domain-containing protein produces the protein MKQLLTLRDEDVFTDAKNLTPDGWFTRNAARAVLFSDTGEVYLLKMSARHYHKLPGGGVNEGEPREDALYRELLEEVGCPATIESELGEIVEYRNGMQMEQHSYCYIARQSAPLGETALEEGELEEGAETVVAKNIDEAIALLENDEPTNYGGHFIRQRDLCFLREAKARVNG, from the coding sequence ATGAAGCAATTACTGACATTGAGAGACGAAGACGTATTTACTGACGCTAAAAACCTTACACCCGACGGATGGTTTACGCGTAATGCAGCAAGGGCAGTACTCTTTTCGGATACAGGAGAAGTATATCTGCTCAAAATGTCGGCCCGTCATTACCATAAGTTGCCTGGCGGAGGAGTGAACGAAGGCGAGCCACGAGAAGATGCGCTGTATAGGGAATTGCTTGAGGAGGTTGGCTGTCCCGCCACGATAGAAAGTGAACTTGGTGAGATAGTTGAGTATCGTAACGGTATGCAAATGGAGCAGCACTCGTATTGTTACATCGCAAGGCAAAGCGCACCTTTAGGTGAAACTGCTTTGGAAGAAGGTGAGCTTGAAGAGGGCGCCGAGACTGTAGTAGCCAAGAACATTGATGAAGCAATCGCACTTCTTGAAAATGATGAACCGACAAACTACGGAGGACATTTTATTAGGCAGCGTGATCTCTGTTTTTTGCGTGAAGCAAAAGCACGGGTAAATGGCTGA